In one Lolium rigidum isolate FL_2022 chromosome 3, APGP_CSIRO_Lrig_0.1, whole genome shotgun sequence genomic region, the following are encoded:
- the LOC124704445 gene encoding uncharacterized protein LOC124704445 isoform X1 produces MSRRPTGIYSLRSDLIDAEGGLPMHVINGHKYVEARNIQLGRWSTRGVTRDGVCNMHEQSCRSKHRIACQNFNSCNYPIDSLHQCPCYQHVWLHTLHFAIRKGYGPQSIEDKRRLCMLLRSLNFNSTVLVSEPCTQNTKNFCRWYVLNL; encoded by the exons ATGTCAAGGAGGCCTACAG ggatctactccctccggtcggatttaatcgacgcggagggcgGCCTGCCGATGCATGTCATTAATG GTCATAAATATGTTGAGGCTAGAAATATTCAGCTAGGAAGATGGAGTACAAGAGGAGTAACCCGAGATGGCGTGTGCAACATGCATGAACAGAGCTGCCGCTCCAAACATAG GATTGCATGCCAGAACTTCAATAGTTGCAATTATCCTATTGATAGTCTTCACCAATGCCCATGCTATCAACATGTATGGTTGCATACCTTACATTTTGCTATTCGGAAGGGCTATGGACCACAATCAATTGAAGATAAACGGAGGCTATGTATGTTGCTGAGAAGCCTAAATTTTAATTCTACTGTATTAGTCTCCGAACCCTGTACACAAAATACTAAGAATTTCTGCAGATGGTATGTTCTGAACTTATAG
- the LOC124704445 gene encoding uncharacterized protein LOC124704445 isoform X2, producing MSRRPTGIYSLRSDLIDAEGGLPMHVINGHKYVEARNIQLGRWSTRGVTRDGVCNMHEQSCRSKHREQACELHAL from the exons ATGTCAAGGAGGCCTACAG ggatctactccctccggtcggatttaatcgacgcggagggcgGCCTGCCGATGCATGTCATTAATG GTCATAAATATGTTGAGGCTAGAAATATTCAGCTAGGAAGATGGAGTACAAGAGGAGTAACCCGAGATGGCGTGTGCAACATGCATGAACAGAGCTGCCGCTCCAAACATAG AGAACAAGCTTGTGAACTTCATGCGTTGTAG